Part of the Chitinophagales bacterium genome is shown below.
TATTCATCGAATTATACTTTAGTTTTTAATTACTTTTAAGGTGAATTCACATGTTGAATCAGAGCTAGAAAACTTAGGGTCAAGTTTTACAACAGCTCTATAACTAGTTTGCTTTTTATTCTGTTGCACACATGAATCTGTCTGACATACTAGTTTATAGTCTCTTACCTTAACCACATTTGAAGAATCTTTTTTCACAGTAGAAATCACCTCCTTATAAATGAATAAAGATGCATTGGGTAGGCTGGCATCGAGTTTCCAAGTTATACGCTGATTCGTATCCGATTTTAGGTTATATGTTTTTTCTATTTCATTATTGAGCACTCCTTGATAGGTTTCGCCTTGTTTTCCTGCCTCTGCTTCTAGTCTGGCGACATCTTCAATCGAAAGCTGCTCAACTTTCACTTCTTGACTACCATCTTCTTTCGCTATTACTAAATCATCTATAGGACCTTTTTCCTTATCCTCGCAAGAAGTAAATAAAACAATACCTATCAAAACTATTAGTTTATTCATATGACCGAATTTTTTAAATCAATTGATATATCGCATCAAGATTCCGACCATATTCATTATAGTCCAATCCGTATCCAACTATAAATTTGTTTTCTATTTCAAATCCTAGATAATCTATGTGAAACTTTTTTTGAAAAGCCTCTTTCTTAAAAATTAATGAAGCGATTTTAACCGAACGAGGCTCATAAGATTTGAGATACTCTAGAAAATGAGCCAAGGTATGACCTGTATCCACAATATCTTCAACAATGATAATATCTCTTCCTTTGATATCACAAGTCAAGCCTAATACTTCGCGGACCTTTTCGGTGGTCGCTAGTCCTTCATAAGATTTTAATCGAACAAATTCTATGTTACAAGGAATAGAAACTTTCTTCAACAAATCACTCGCAAAAATAAATGAACCATTCAACACACAAATGAAAAGGGGACTTTTGCCATTATAGTCTCTATCGATTGCTATAGCTATTTCTGACACTTTTTCATCTAGCTTTACTGCTGATATATATGGCCGAAATTTTAAGTCTAAAATTTGAATAAATTCACTACTCACTCTAGCTCATGGGGTTTAAACTGACATTGTAGATGCGATAAGAATTCACATCGCGCTCATAATAAAACTTATCGAGCACTTCATAGAGATTTTTAGCTCTAAAATAAGATGTGTGTAGGTTTTGCTCGCCTATCTTTATCCATTGTAGCGTATAAGAATCTTCCTTCTGATAATGCTTTTGAATGTATTCTAATGCCTTGCTGGCTGCTTCTATTTTATCTAAAGCCTTGACCGTATGAAATAAAAATGACTGCGAGTGCCTAGAGTTAAAGGTGATAATATCCAATTGGGTGACCTCATTGATATTCTTGTATGAAAACACTAAGTGGTCGCTATTCAAACCTAATATTTCGCCTACTTTAGCCTCTATCTGCTCTAAGGTCATGGTAGTCTATTAAATACTAGTAATGATTTCATCTACAATACCATACTCCAATGCCTCTTTAGCATCCATCCAGTAATCTCTATCAAAATCTTTCAATATTTTCTCTACGGACTGACCACAATTCTCAGCTAAAATTTCAGCTAAAATTCTTCTCGTTTTAACGATTTGTTTTGCTGTAATTTCCAACTCAATAGCTTGTCCTTGGACTCCACCTATGGACGGCTGATGTATCATTACTCTTCCGTTCGGAAATATTTTTCGCTTGCCTTTGACTCCTTGACTGAGCAACATAGATCCCATAGAAGCAGCCAAACCCATACAGATAGTATGCACAGGAGACGATATCATTTTCATTACATCTAATAAGGAAAGTCCTGCTGTGACTGAGCCTCCTGGACTACTAATAAATAGTTCAATATCTTTTCCTGGATCCAAAGCATCTAAAAGCAATACCTGATTGATAGCTTTCTCCATAGATTTATCATCAACCACCCCCCATAGAAAAACTCTCCTTTTCTTTAAAAAGGTTTCTTCCATTTTCTTTGAAAGTCCATTGTCTTCCTTTTCCTTTTCTTTATCCTCTTTTTCTTCTTCGTTGTAAAAAATCATCACTTATATTTAATATATTGCAAATTTAACTATGCAGAGCATTCATGTCTGTTATTTTTTGTTAGTTGATTTCTTTTGATTATTCTTCTATCCAATTTAAAGCTTCGCGGATGATATCCTCATTCTTTACTCTAATATCTGGCTCTAATCTATCTTTATATACTCTACCATTACGGTCTGCACACCAGGCTACTGCCAATGCCAGTATTGAACCATTGGATAATTTAAAACGTTTATTTGCGGTCACTAGTCCAGAACTGGGCTGTCCTAATAGTTTTACATTATTTTTCCCTATGAGAGAAATAGCGGTCATTTCGGCAGCACTTCCTGTCTTACTATCTATCAATACTGCAATTTTTAAATCTAGAGTTTTACATTTATAAGGTCTTACTCTATTGATAGGCATTTTGTTTTCCTGAAAAATAGCGTACCACGATGTTTTTGTGTTTTTTTTAATAAAGTAACCCAGGGAGTCTAACTCAATAAAAGGTAAAATACACGCTATCATAGGATACATATTGCCTCCGCCATTTCCTCTCAAATCTACTATCAAACCTTTTATGTTTGATTTTGTATCATATTTTTCTATCTGTCTTAATGCTGAGTCTAGATAACGGTATTGGTCTAAATCATTGTTTTGAGTATAACTAGGTATTATGAGCTGTACGATACCCTTTTTTACTTCTATCAAGTGAGGTACTTTTAACGAATCACTCATTTTTAATCTTTCCATTTCCCTTTTTCTGCTTCTCCATGATGAATGATTATCACCATATTTTCTTAGCTCATTGATTATTCTAAGTATAATAACCCTACCAGAATCTTTAGGATACGAGGACACTAAAAATTCTATTTCTTTTCTAAATGGTGTCCATTTAATAGAGTCCGATACTATAGAATGATTTTGAATTATATTTAGTATTTCGCTATAAAACGCTTGATTTCTTATAGAATCTAGGTTTTGCGAATTCAAACTCACAAAATAAAACATCGACAATAGAATACACCAATGCCTTAATTTCATAGGTTATTAATTATTGCAATTTTACCAATCGTTTTGCCATCTTCCAATAAGTTGTGTGCTTCTACTAATTGACTCTTTTGATAATTGACTCCATGAATATGAGGAAATACTCCTTGCTGATAGAGTTTATAAACTTCTTGCATACATCGCTCGACTACCTCAGGTTTGCTATCGGCTATGGCTAGCATGTTAATGCCTATCATCGATTTACTGGGCATCAAGAATTTTGCGGGGGAAAATAGTGTTGTCGCAAAACTTAATAACTCGGGTATAAGTCCAAAAATGTTTTTGGGACCACTCAATTTTGATACGCCGAAAATGACATACTTCCCACCGCTATTAAGAGCCTTAAAGCCCTGTTTTATATTTCTACCACCGGCTACACTATCGAAAATAAAGTCGATTTTCTTATAGGATCCGAAATCTCGGATTTTTTGATAAATATCTTCTGTTTTATAGTTAATAGTATGCTGTACGCCAATAGATTTAAGAAAATTCAGTTTCTCAGAACTACCAGCCACGGCTATAATATTGCATTTTTTCCAAAGGGCTATTTGCACTATACCTAATCCGACACCCCCTGCAGCTGCATGGACGAGGATAGTATCACCCTCTCTTAAATTGATAGACTCCATAGTGGCGCAATATGCCGTTGATAACTGAGTAGCCATAGCCAATTGTTGATATGCAGGAATCTGAGGATCAATCTTAATACAGGCTCTTTCATCTGTAATAGCATAGTCTGCATATCCTCCAAATCGGGTCAAGGCTACCACATGGTCTCCCTTTGCAAATTTAGAAATTCCACTTCCTACTTCTTCGACCCATCCACATACATCATAGCCCAAGACACAAGGCATGGGTGGCATATCCGGGTATAAACCTAGTCGCGCCATCACATCAGCATAATTTAAACCGAAAGCAGAAACTTTTATTAATACTTCATTCAATTTAGGTTGAGGTCTTGCTACCTCTCGCCATTCAAAGGCTTTTGCAGCCTTGCCTTTTTTGATTAAATATGCAGCTTGCATTTTTATTTATTTAATTTTTGAATAATAATATCCGCCACTCGCTTCGAGGCATTTTTTTGTCCAAGCTTTGACTTTAGTTCTCGATAATTACTGACTAACTCCTGCTTATAAGTTTCATCTTCTAATTTACGAATTTCACGTAACAAATTTTCTTTACTTAAATCATCCTGGATGAGTTCTTTGACGATTTCTCTTCCAAAAATTAAATTGACAAGAGAAATAAAAGGCACCTTGATTAATCGCTTACCAATTTCATAATTTAATAGCCCACTCTTATAACATACAATCTGGGGAACCTCTGCGAGGGCGGTTTGCAGAGTGGCTGTTCCCGAAGATACCATTGCTATATCTGAATTATTTATTACTTTTTCACTGTCATCAAAAACCAATTCAATATCCTTATTTCCAATTATCTTTCTATAGAAATCCTTCCCTAAATGACTCATAGCGGCTACCAGAAATTTGTAGCCCAATAATTCACTTTGCACACTCAACATAACCGGAAGAATATGCTCCACTTCCTGTTTCCTGCTTCCCGGTAACAAAGCGATTTGGCTCTTGTCTTTTAACTTTCTACTTTCAACTTTTGACTGTAAAAGAGGATGCCCCACAAACTCAGTCTTTACGCCTCTCTTTTGAAAAAACTCTTCTTCAAATGGCAAAATAACAAGGAGTTCATCGATATACTTCGCCATTTTTTTTACTCTATTTTCTTTCCAAGCCCAGGCCTGAGGGGCAATATAATAGATAACCACAAAGCCATTCTTCTTTAACCATGGGAGTAATCTAAGATTGAAACCCGGATAATCTATCAATACAACAATCTTAGGGTTAACTTCCAAAATTTGTTTCTTAACTAATCCAAAGTTTCGGATTATTGTGGGTAAATTTCGAATAACCTCATAAAAACCCATAAACGCGAGCTCACGATAATGCTTGAGAATATGGGCACCAGCAGCTTGCATTTTACCGCCTCCCCAAGCAGAGATTTTTAGCGAGGGGTTTTGAGTCAATAATTCTTTGACTAGATTCGAGCCATGCAAATCGCCTGATGCCTCGCCAGAAATGATAAATAAATGGTTTTGGTCTCGCACGGAATTCACAGAAATCGGAGAATTTTTAATTAATGACACGAATAATAGACTCTTTATCTTTAAGAATTTCTGCGTTAAAATTAACTAGAAATCCTATTTTCTTTTCAGCTAATCGCAAATATGTAAGCAATTGCTTTTTATGTACATTTTTTAAGGATTCTACAGACTTTATCTCTAATACAATTTTGTTTTCTACCAGTATATCTATCCTAAATCCCAAGCCTAATTCATTATTCTTATATAAAACGGGAAGGTCAATCTGAGAATCGACCACTAAGCCCAATGTCTTTAATTCAAAGATCAAAGCAGCTTCATAAACACTTTCAAACAATCCTGTACCGAGTTCTTTATGAACTTCAAAACAAGCTCCTCTTATCAAATAAGTCAATTCATTTACATCCATATAACATTTTTCTATTGCTCTCGCTGAAAGCACGGAATACACAGAATTTCCTCCTATCAAACTTTCCGTGTCTTCTGTGTTTTCCGTGAGAAATAATTAAACATTTGCGAGAAAACCCACCTGCGTCAATGCAACCAATCCAGCTGTCTCCACTCGCAATACATTCTTAGACAAAGATACCTCTTTTAAACCTAAATCTCGAATGACTCTAAACTCTTCCTCGGAAAAATCACCTTCAGGACCTATTACAATCGTCGCATAATCTGTTTTAGGAAAATCTGAAATCTTTTTCACAGCACCTATCGAAGCCACAAAAGTGTTTTCTAAACAAGTTGTTATCCATTTTTCAAACTTGATTGCCTCTTCTAATAATGGAAAATGAAAGACTTGCGCCTGTTTACATGCTGACTGGATGATTTTATTCCATCGCTCAATATTGACCTTGTTTCGCTCTGTTCTCTGAAAGATGATAGGAGTGATTTTCCCCACTCCTATTTCACAAGCCTTTTCTAAAAACCACTCAAATCGATCATTAGATTTCGTAGGAGAAATGGCTATATGCAACTCAGAGGCTCTTTGATTGGTTTTTATTTTCTCAATAAATTTCAACTGAGTTTTCTTTGGATGAGCGACTAAAATTTCACATATTAGTTTAGAGCCCTTCCCATCAATAATATGAATTTTATCACCAACTTGATGTCGAAGTACAGAAACAGAGTGTTTGCTCTCTTCTTCGCTGAGAAAGAAAGGTTCGGTTTGAGACCAAGAGTGAGAATAGAAGAGTTGCATGGCTATATACTAAAAACTAACAACTCGAAACTAAAAATTAAAACCCTATCCTCACTCCTTTGCCGCTTTCCAAGAAATCATCTTTCGTTGGATCCAGGTCTTTCACGTCGTCCATAGTGATGGTCGCCCTAATTTTATCTGTACGCTTTTCTGCAGGCATTTCTGCTAAGCGAAGATTTTGTACCTTAACTACCTTCTCTACCAACTTTCTTATCGCGCGACCGTTACCGAAATATTTCGACTTCTGACGGACGAGTTGTTTTAAATAATCCAACATAAATTCGTTGGCTTTTTTATCGAGTTTCAATTCTTCATTTGCCAACATATTAAAGAAAATAGTTTGCAATTCTTCGGCACTATAATCTTCAAAATCAAATTTTCTGTCGAAGCGTGAACGCAATCCTGGATTGCTCTCCAAGAAGTTCATCATTCTATCGGTATATCCTGCCACGATAACAATAAACTCACCGCGCTGATCCTCCATTCGCTTCAACAAGGTGTCTATAGCCTCATTTCCAAAATCACCCCCGTGTCCAGATGTCAAGGAGTAGGCTTCATCGATAAACAAGACGCTGCCTTTGGCTTTGTCTATCATTTCTGTGGTCTTAATAGCAGTCTGACCCACGAAGGCTCCGACGAGTTTTTCTCTGTCACATTCTATCAAATCTCCTCTTTCTATTATCCCAATGGCTTTGAAAATTCTTGCTAGAATTCTGGCGACCGTCGTTTTCCCTGTTCCTGGATTTCCTAAAAAAACAGAATGCAGAGGAAATTTATTCAAAACATCTTTGCCTTCTTCTTGATAGTATCTTACGAGTGTTATCAATTCATTGACTTCTTTCTTGACATTCGTCAAACCCACTAAGGCATTGAGTTCTGCTAAACTATCTTTTAAGAGTTCTTCATCTACCGGTATATGCGGTTTCTTCTTTTTGTTTTCTTCAAAGACCTCTTTGATGTCCGCTTCTGTGATTTCGGCAAATACTTCGGCAGGCAATTCCTTGACATTTTCATTTTTCATCAATCGAATACCCATATTCATTTTGGACTCATTGACCACAGACATGACCATACGGGCGTTTCCGAATGAATTGGTGCGCGAACGATAGGCATCGACCAACTTTTTAGAAAGCAAAGCCTTAGCTTCTGGCAATAAATTTAATTTATGTTTATTGTATTCTAATAAGGCGATTTCCTCCAATTCTTGCGGAGTATAATCTTGGAAATAGTAATAGTGTGAAAATCTAGATTTCAAGCCAGGATTAGAGTCCAAAAATACTTCCATTTCCTTAGGGTAACCAGCTACGAAAACTGCCAAATCTCCTTTGCCATCACTCATTTCTTTGAGCAATATTTCGATGACCTCCCGACCAAAATCTTTGGAATCTTCACCAGAGCGATAAAGCGCATAAGCCTCGTCAATAAATAAAATACCACCACGAGCAGCATCTATAGCTTCTTTTACTTTAGGTGCCGTTTGACCTATATATTCCGCTACTAAATCTGCTCTATCCACTTCGTGAATATGCCCTTTGGATAAAAATCCTAATTTATGAAATATCTTTCCCAATAATCGTGCTACAGTAGTTTTACCAGTTCCTGGATTTCCTAAAAAGGCCGAATGAATTGATATTCCAGAGTTGTCATCATAACCTTTCTCCTTGCGAATAACTAAGAAATTAAGGTATTGTACATAGTCTTTCACTTCCTGTTTGATATTCTCCAGCCCTGTCAAACTATCTAATTCTTGAATCAATTCATCTAAGGTCTTGGCATCGACCTCCTCTTCTACACTCATAGGGAGCATGCCCATGTTATTAAACATTTCACTGCCTATAGTGATTAAGTTTGATTCCCCTTCTGTGTATTTATCGCCCATTTTAAATGGTATCACCGCGATAAGGGTATCCATAAATACCACTTCTACAGTATAATTATCCTCAAACCATGAACCCTTGACATCGCTTCCCCAGCCTGTTTCGAAGAGGTAACTCTCACCTCTAGGTATGCGTGCCATGCGCACTGAGCTTCCTTTTAATTGTCGTGCATCGTTATAAAAATTGAAGGTCATTTCACACATCCAATCTTTATCTAGCAAATTTTCTATCTCACATTCTACCCATACAAAACGAGTTTCTTTATAATCAAACTCCATCAAATATTTTCGCTCGGAAATATTCAAGTTGCTATCGGGGCCTTCGTACAAAGCCGCATCAGAAATGAAAAAATATTTATTTTCATAGGTAGTGACCAGTCCTACATCATAGACATAGAAATATGTAGTAGCCACTAATTCATCATCGATATAAGCTTCCCAGCAGTACTCGCCTTCTTTCCAATAACTTCCTGGCATTTCTTGTCCCCAACCTTCGCGCACAAATACAATATTGTCTTCTGCTTTTACTATACGTGTCGCATGTATATTGCACAACTCTATGCGTGCAGTCTTAGTTGAAAATGCTTTTAAGTTGATTCGTGCAGTCCATTCTCCTTCATCAAATCGTTTATTGAAAAACGCTAGTTCGGCATAGATATGTCTGACTTCATTGCTATCAAATACATGCCTATACTTTTTAGACTCGTAGAGCCATTCATTCGAAGTATAAACCTTAAGGCTTTTATATTTATAGTTATCGGACATATATTTTTATTCATTCAAATACTATGCGAATATATACTATTTTTCAATGCAGAAGTTTTTTTTTGATTTTGTTTGGATTCCTTAACGAAGTGCGCTATTTTTGTTTCGCATATTTGAGTTTATAGATAGTTTGTTTTGCTAACGCAATATTGAATTTCATTAGTAATTATTAATTGTTAATTATTAATTATTAATCAGTTAGTTGTTTAAATTTGCTTTTAATAGACTTTCACATGAACCAGTTAATTGAAAATATCGTAGCACTCGGACCGGTTTGGGCTGCATTTTTTGCTACCAGTTTTACGTGGCTACTAACTGCGAGTGGAGCTGCTATTGTATTTATTTTTAAGGATCTGTCTAGAAAAACACTCGATGGCATGTTGGGCTTTACAGGTGGTGTCATGGTAGCCGCCAGTTTTTGGTCTTTGTTAGCTCCGGCTATTGAGATGAGTCCCGGTGAAGGATTCTCTAAGGCTTTTCCTGCAGCTTTTGGTTTTTTCTTGGGGGCTATTTTTTTGTTTGCTTTGGATAAATTGCTTCCTCACCTTCATATTAATTTTCAAGACGAACAAGCAGAAGGAGTAAAGACAGGCTGGCATAGAACCACACTACTCGTATTGGCTATCACACTGCATAACATTCCCGAAGGACTTGCCGTAGGAGTGCTTTTCGGGGGTGCAGCTGCGGGCATAGAAGGCGCAACCTATGGCGGAGCTATAGCCTTAGCTATAGGTATTGGTATTCAAAACTTTCCAGAAGGAATCGCAGTCAGTATGCCACTTAGACGACAAGGATTAAGTCGATTCAAATCCTTCTGGTATGGGCAGATGTCTGCTATCGTCGAACCTGTGGCTGGGGTGATAGGCGCTTTGCTCGTTTTACAAATTCAACCCATATTGCCCTATGCACTTGCCTTCGCTGCCGGTGCTATGATTTATGTAGTGGTAGAAGAGGTGATTCCAGAAACGCAACAAGATAATTATACCGATATAGCCACACTCGGTTTTATAGCTGGGTTTATTGTCATGATGTTGCTGGATGTAGGGTTGGGGTAATGTTTAGTTGTAAATTTTAAGTGATAAGTTTTAAGTTGTTGTTGCTAGAAACTAATCACCGTTGTCTGACCACAAACTACTGACGACTCCGACTGAGAACTACCCTCTGCGACTACTTCAATAGTACCCTTGCCATCTCCGCCATAGCGCTACTACCTATAACCAAGGCATCTTCATCAATATCAAATTTCGGATTATGAACGGAAATCGTAGTCCCCTTCGATGTATTTCCTGTGCCTAAGCGGAAAAAACTTGCCGCACAATGATGTCCATAAAATGAAAAATCCTCTGCCCCCATACGGATAGGCATTTCTACAACATTCTCTATACCTATTAATTTGGCTGCTAAATCAGAAATCTTAGTTGTCAATTCCACGTCATTATTCACAAATGGAACACCAAGCGGGATATCCACGACACACTCTCCACCAAAACTTTTCACTATCCCCTGTGCAATATCCTTAATTTTTTGTTGAATTTCTTTTCTCCAAGCTTCATCAAAGGTGCGAAGCGTGCCTTTGAGTTCTACTTTTTCTGGGATAATATTCGTGGCACCAAATCCATGAATATCGCCAAAAGTCAATACAGTAGGCGTTTTAGGATCTGCGTAGCGACTGACTAGATTTTGTAGTGCTAGAATAATATGCGCCGAAATCACTACGGGATCTATACACAAGTGTGGTGAAGCGCCATGTCCTCCCTTACCCAAAATCGTCATATATATTTCATCGGCCGATGCCATAAATGGACCCGTCCGAAACCCAAGTTTCCCGACCTCTAATTCTGGAGTCACATGGAGACCAATAATGGATTCGACTGAGTTTAGTACACCTGCTTTAATAAATGCCTCTGCACCAGATGGCTGTTTTTCCTCGGAGGGTTGAAAAATTAATTTTATGCTACCCTGCCATTTATCTTTGTTTTCCATAAGATATTTGGCCGCTCCTAATAAGCAAGTGGTATGAACATCGTGACCACATGCGTGCATCACGCCTTCATTTTTACTTTTATATTCACAGGTATTTTGTTCTGAAATAGGCAGTGCATCGATATCGGCTCTCAAGGCTATGGTTTTACCCTTTCCGCTAGTTATAGTAGCCACAAGTCCAGTAGACAATGGCTTTTCTATACTGGTAATTCCCATTTTCTCTAATTCAGACTGAATAAACTGGGTAGTCTGAACCTCTTCCCAAGACAACTCAGGATGGCTGTGCATATGGTGTCTCCATCGCAGGAGTTCTTGGTGGTAGGAATAGGTAGGGTAGGTGCTTAAGTTCATATAACAAAGGTAATTATAATTATGAATTTTTATTTTTTAATTTTTAATAGTTTACTGGGAATTGTTTCAGAGAGTTACACAAAGTTTTGGCACAACTTATACCGATGCTCCAGAAGAGTTACACGAAGATTTTTAAATTCTCATAGAAATCTCAGACCTGTCTGTCCACCTCCGGAGGAATACACAGTACCATACTTTTGTAACTTTGCGCAATTACTTTGTGATACAACTAGACCTATTCAAAATTAAAATTCAACGTTTGCTGGGGGTTGTTTCACGAAGGTACACAGAGGTGACACGGAGTTACACGAAGTTTTTTGATATCTCACAGAATTCACGGAATACGAAGAAATATAATTTGTGTGGCTTTGTGCTTACCCTTCGTGGAACTTTGTGATACAACTAGACCTATTCAAAATTAAAATTCAACGTTTGCTAGGTGTTGTTTCACGAAGGTACACAGAGGTGACACGGAGTTACACGAAGTTTTTTGATATCTCACAGAATTCACGGAATATGAAGAAATATACTTTGTGTGGCTTTGTGCTTACCCTTCTTGGAACTTTGTGATACTACTAAACCTATTCAACATTAAACCTTAATCATTAATCATTTCCTCTAGGCTTCAATCCCAAAACTTTTCACTTTAAACTTTTCACTTTTCACTCTTAAGTTCCTCCCATCGCTCACGCACCCACTGTTTTTCACTGAAATAGGGCGA
Proteins encoded:
- a CDS encoding 16S rRNA (uracil(1498)-N(3))-methyltransferase, translating into MQLFYSHSWSQTEPFFLSEEESKHSVSVLRHQVGDKIHIIDGKGSKLICEILVAHPKKTQLKFIEKIKTNQRASELHIAISPTKSNDRFEWFLEKACEIGVGKITPIIFQRTERNKVNIERWNKIIQSACKQAQVFHFPLLEEAIKFEKWITTCLENTFVASIGAVKKISDFPKTDYATIVIGPEGDFSEEEFRVIRDLGLKEVSLSKNVLRVETAGLVALTQVGFLANV
- the lpxB gene encoding lipid-A-disaccharide synthase, coding for MRDQNHLFIISGEASGDLHGSNLVKELLTQNPSLKISAWGGGKMQAAGAHILKHYRELAFMGFYEVIRNLPTIIRNFGLVKKQILEVNPKIVVLIDYPGFNLRLLPWLKKNGFVVIYYIAPQAWAWKENRVKKMAKYIDELLVILPFEEEFFQKRGVKTEFVGHPLLQSKVESRKLKDKSQIALLPGSRKQEVEHILPVMLSVQSELLGYKFLVAAMSHLGKDFYRKIIGNKDIELVFDDSEKVINNSDIAMVSSGTATLQTALAEVPQIVCYKSGLLNYEIGKRLIKVPFISLVNLIFGREIVKELIQDDLSKENLLREIRKLEDETYKQELVSNYRELKSKLGQKNASKRVADIIIQKLNK
- a CDS encoding AAA family ATPase; this encodes MSDNYKYKSLKVYTSNEWLYESKKYRHVFDSNEVRHIYAELAFFNKRFDEGEWTARINLKAFSTKTARIELCNIHATRIVKAEDNIVFVREGWGQEMPGSYWKEGEYCWEAYIDDELVATTYFYVYDVGLVTTYENKYFFISDAALYEGPDSNLNISERKYLMEFDYKETRFVWVECEIENLLDKDWMCEMTFNFYNDARQLKGSSVRMARIPRGESYLFETGWGSDVKGSWFEDNYTVEVVFMDTLIAVIPFKMGDKYTEGESNLITIGSEMFNNMGMLPMSVEEEVDAKTLDELIQELDSLTGLENIKQEVKDYVQYLNFLVIRKEKGYDDNSGISIHSAFLGNPGTGKTTVARLLGKIFHKLGFLSKGHIHEVDRADLVAEYIGQTAPKVKEAIDAARGGILFIDEAYALYRSGEDSKDFGREVIEILLKEMSDGKGDLAVFVAGYPKEMEVFLDSNPGLKSRFSHYYYFQDYTPQELEEIALLEYNKHKLNLLPEAKALLSKKLVDAYRSRTNSFGNARMVMSVVNESKMNMGIRLMKNENVKELPAEVFAEITEADIKEVFEENKKKKPHIPVDEELLKDSLAELNALVGLTNVKKEVNELITLVRYYQEEGKDVLNKFPLHSVFLGNPGTGKTTVARILARIFKAIGIIERGDLIECDREKLVGAFVGQTAIKTTEMIDKAKGSVLFIDEAYSLTSGHGGDFGNEAIDTLLKRMEDQRGEFIVIVAGYTDRMMNFLESNPGLRSRFDRKFDFEDYSAEELQTIFFNMLANEELKLDKKANEFMLDYLKQLVRQKSKYFGNGRAIRKLVEKVVKVQNLRLAEMPAEKRTDKIRATITMDDVKDLDPTKDDFLESGKGVRIGF
- a CDS encoding ZIP family metal transporter produces the protein MNQLIENIVALGPVWAAFFATSFTWLLTASGAAIVFIFKDLSRKTLDGMLGFTGGVMVAASFWSLLAPAIEMSPGEGFSKAFPAAFGFFLGAIFLFALDKLLPHLHINFQDEQAEGVKTGWHRTTLLVLAITLHNIPEGLAVGVLFGGAAAGIEGATYGGAIALAIGIGIQNFPEGIAVSMPLRRQGLSRFKSFWYGQMSAIVEPVAGVIGALLVLQIQPILPYALAFAAGAMIYVVVEEVIPETQQDNYTDIATLGFIAGFIVMMLLDVGLG
- a CDS encoding zinc-binding dehydrogenase, which produces MQAAYLIKKGKAAKAFEWREVARPQPKLNEVLIKVSAFGLNYADVMARLGLYPDMPPMPCVLGYDVCGWVEEVGSGISKFAKGDHVVALTRFGGYADYAITDERACIKIDPQIPAYQQLAMATQLSTAYCATMESINLREGDTILVHAAAGGVGLGIVQIALWKKCNIIAVAGSSEKLNFLKSIGVQHTINYKTEDIYQKIRDFGSYKKIDFIFDSVAGGRNIKQGFKALNSGGKYVIFGVSKLSGPKNIFGLIPELLSFATTLFSPAKFLMPSKSMIGINMLAIADSKPEVVERCMQEVYKLYQQGVFPHIHGVNYQKSQLVEAHNLLEDGKTIGKIAIINNL
- a CDS encoding ATP-dependent Clp protease proteolytic subunit encodes the protein MIFYNEEEKEDKEKEKEDNGLSKKMEETFLKKRRVFLWGVVDDKSMEKAINQVLLLDALDPGKDIELFISSPGGSVTAGLSLLDVMKMISSPVHTICMGLAASMGSMLLSQGVKGKRKIFPNGRVMIHQPSIGGVQGQAIELEITAKQIVKTRRILAEILAENCGQSVEKILKDFDRDYWMDAKEALEYGIVDEIITSI
- a CDS encoding S41 family peptidase translates to MKLRHWCILLSMFYFVSLNSQNLDSIRNQAFYSEILNIIQNHSIVSDSIKWTPFRKEIEFLVSSYPKDSGRVIILRIINELRKYGDNHSSWRSRKREMERLKMSDSLKVPHLIEVKKGIVQLIIPSYTQNNDLDQYRYLDSALRQIEKYDTKSNIKGLIVDLRGNGGGNMYPMIACILPFIELDSLGYFIKKNTKTSWYAIFQENKMPINRVRPYKCKTLDLKIAVLIDSKTGSAAEMTAISLIGKNNVKLLGQPSSGLVTANKRFKLSNGSILALAVAWCADRNGRVYKDRLEPDIRVKNEDIIREALNWIEE
- a CDS encoding GxxExxY protein, encoding MDVNELTYLIRGACFEVHKELGTGLFESVYEAALIFELKTLGLVVDSQIDLPVLYKNNELGLGFRIDILVENKIVLEIKSVESLKNVHKKQLLTYLRLAEKKIGFLVNFNAEILKDKESIIRVIN
- a CDS encoding amidohydrolase, encoding MNLSTYPTYSYHQELLRWRHHMHSHPELSWEEVQTTQFIQSELEKMGITSIEKPLSTGLVATITSGKGKTIALRADIDALPISEQNTCEYKSKNEGVMHACGHDVHTTCLLGAAKYLMENKDKWQGSIKLIFQPSEEKQPSGAEAFIKAGVLNSVESIIGLHVTPELEVGKLGFRTGPFMASADEIYMTILGKGGHGASPHLCIDPVVISAHIILALQNLVSRYADPKTPTVLTFGDIHGFGATNIIPEKVELKGTLRTFDEAWRKEIQQKIKDIAQGIVKSFGGECVVDIPLGVPFVNNDVELTTKISDLAAKLIGIENVVEMPIRMGAEDFSFYGHHCAASFFRLGTGNTSKGTTISVHNPKFDIDEDALVIGSSAMAEMARVLLK
- the hpt gene encoding hypoxanthine phosphoribosyltransferase, with translation MQILDLKFRPYISAVKLDEKVSEIAIAIDRDYNGKSPLFICVLNGSFIFASDLLKKVSIPCNIEFVRLKSYEGLATTEKVREVLGLTCDIKGRDIIIVEDIVDTGHTLAHFLEYLKSYEPRSVKIASLIFKKEAFQKKFHIDYLGFEIENKFIVGYGLDYNEYGRNLDAIYQLI